A region from the Brachyspira pilosicoli genome encodes:
- a CDS encoding tetratricopeptide repeat protein has product MTVKDKIDSWFIQARLYFGLTKYASALRLYDKIIEYFYTYAEHLDNNYKEIYFARVYYKKALTLYYLNQYEKSIEFYDKAISVNPLYEKAFINKGIILAKLNAYDDALSSFNMAIEINDKSEISYFNIGIIYSKLERYQDALDYFNIAGKLGYEYAYLNVAIMLEKLGEIDNALKMYDKAIESNQYLEIVYLNKGNYLNRINKYKEAIEYFDKAIEILKSKEIKNTKKSDIDDSDMIEYNYIDDNSISERVYFSKANSLICLKEYEKALDILISVDEYKSVNIFNIISKFIYFIDIDKLINIILNQESFWVKEKEEYFYFVTRDIIDKNKLKRLWILQYILLYLISVKDYDNIEEISHYTSIEVFDEMAFDRRYDKTEEANLKSYNTYLKKNKFRMTSVKNANDPKEGKVLMQLLRDNSLNVKHSKVNNFIALQTSFSRCKDSLTMYRLYGKNDNKEGTGCCLVFNKSFFDTSFNNINSSILFSFSYNKDNNSYIESYEENTLPLYYVLYYNYRKNEIIFNPCESDYNSLIIDLNKNYYTLWNDGNDFYDKLKNKIGYIFNNIFDIIKTFNSEELEYSCQLLMNIQYLIKDSSFVEEQEMRIIQLLEYGSNPLHIDDNMKRSYKNYLYLFDNKALKEVILAPKVKDADFLVEKYNDRLAKATNIYNSETVKNKYRINVYVSNAPIS; this is encoded by the coding sequence ATGACTGTGAAAGATAAAATAGATAGTTGGTTTATTCAGGCGAGATTATATTTTGGTTTAACTAAATATGCTTCTGCTCTTAGATTATACGATAAAATTATAGAATATTTTTATACTTACGCTGAACATTTGGATAATAATTATAAAGAAATATATTTTGCAAGAGTCTATTACAAAAAAGCATTAACTCTATATTATTTAAATCAATACGAAAAGTCTATAGAGTTTTATGATAAGGCTATAAGTGTAAATCCTTTATATGAAAAAGCTTTTATTAATAAGGGGATAATACTTGCCAAATTAAATGCCTATGATGATGCTTTGTCTTCTTTTAATATGGCTATAGAGATAAATGATAAATCTGAAATATCTTATTTTAATATAGGTATAATATATTCAAAACTGGAACGTTATCAAGATGCTTTGGATTATTTTAATATAGCAGGAAAATTAGGTTATGAATATGCTTATTTAAATGTAGCTATTATGCTGGAGAAGCTTGGAGAGATAGATAATGCTTTAAAAATGTATGATAAGGCAATAGAGAGCAATCAATATTTAGAGATAGTTTATTTAAATAAGGGAAATTATTTAAATAGAATAAATAAATATAAAGAGGCTATAGAATATTTTGATAAGGCTATAGAGATTTTAAAATCAAAAGAGATAAAAAACACTAAAAAATCAGATATAGATGACAGCGATATGATTGAGTATAATTATATTGATGATAATTCTATTTCTGAGAGAGTTTATTTTTCTAAGGCTAACTCTTTAATATGTTTAAAAGAATATGAGAAAGCTTTAGATATTTTAATAAGTGTAGATGAATATAAATCAGTTAATATTTTTAATATTATATCAAAGTTTATATATTTTATAGATATAGATAAACTAATAAATATAATTTTAAATCAAGAGAGTTTTTGGGTAAAAGAAAAGGAAGAATATTTTTATTTTGTTACAAGAGATATTATTGATAAAAATAAATTAAAAAGGTTGTGGATACTACAATATATACTTTTATATTTAATATCAGTAAAAGATTATGACAATATAGAAGAGATATCGCATTATACTAGCATAGAAGTATTTGATGAGATGGCATTTGATAGAAGATATGATAAAACAGAAGAAGCCAATTTGAAAAGCTATAATACTTATCTTAAGAAAAATAAGTTTAGAATGACAAGTGTAAAAAATGCTAATGACCCTAAAGAGGGTAAAGTTTTAATGCAGCTTCTTAGAGATAATAGTTTAAATGTAAAACATTCTAAAGTTAATAATTTTATAGCACTGCAAACTTCTTTTAGCAGATGTAAAGATTCTCTTACTATGTATAGGCTATATGGAAAAAATGATAATAAAGAAGGAACAGGCTGCTGTTTAGTTTTTAATAAATCTTTCTTTGATACTTCATTTAATAATATAAACTCTAGTATACTTTTTTCTTTTTCTTATAATAAAGACAACAATTCTTATATAGAGTCTTATGAAGAGAATACTTTGCCTTTATATTATGTGCTTTATTATAACTATAGAAAAAATGAAATAATATTTAATCCTTGTGAATCTGATTATAATTCACTTATAATAGATTTAAATAAAAATTATTATACTCTCTGGAATGATGGAAATGATTTTTATGATAAGTTAAAAAATAAAATAGGTTATATTTTTAATAATATATTTGATATTATAAAGACTTTTAATAGTGAAGAGTTAGAATATTCTTGTCAGCTTCTTATGAATATACAGTATTTAATAAAAGATTCTTCATTTGTAGAAGAACAAGAAATGCGTATTATACAGCTGCTTGAATATGGAAGTAATCCTTTACATATAGATGATAATATGAAACGTTCCTACAAAAACTATTTATATTTATTTGACAACAAAGCATTAAAAGAGGTAATACTCGCTCCAAAGGTTAAGGATGCTGATTTTTTGGTTGAGAAATATAATGATAGGTTAGCGAAAGCGACTAATATATATAATTCAGAGACTGTGAAAAATAAATATAGAATTAATGTTTATGTATCGAATGCGCCTATTTCTTAA
- a CDS encoding DNA alkylation repair protein has translation MLDDIFEQLTKLQNNQKSKEMSAYMKNKFEFLGVDSKSRKNIENNIFKEYRKTENIDFCFTDKCFKSKYREFQYCAIDYLSLKKKYLNKTHIEKLKEYILTKSWWDSVDGFHRIIGDIALRDESINSILLEWSLDDNFWLRRIAICHQLIRKNNTNTNLLENIIINNLNQEEFFINKAIGWALRDYSKTNTKWVLNFINKHKDNMSNLSIKEASKYL, from the coding sequence ATGTTAGATGATATATTTGAACAATTAACAAAATTACAAAACAATCAAAAATCTAAAGAGATGTCTGCATACATGAAAAATAAATTTGAGTTTCTTGGTGTGGATTCTAAAAGCAGAAAAAATATAGAAAATAACATTTTTAAAGAATACAGAAAAACAGAGAATATTGATTTTTGTTTTACAGATAAATGTTTTAAGAGTAAATATAGAGAGTTTCAATATTGTGCTATTGATTATTTAAGTTTAAAGAAAAAATATTTAAATAAAACTCATATTGAAAAATTAAAAGAATATATATTAACAAAATCATGGTGGGACAGTGTTGACGGCTTTCATAGAATAATTGGCGACATTGCTTTGAGAGATGAGAGTATCAATTCAATATTATTAGAATGGTCTTTAGATGATAATTTTTGGCTTAGAAGAATTGCTATATGTCATCAGCTTATAAGAAAAAATAATACAAATACTAATTTACTTGAAAATATAATAATTAATAATCTAAATCAAGAAGAGTTTTTTATAAACAAGGCTATAGGCTGGGCACTTAGAGATTATAGCAAAACCAATACTAAATGGGTTTTAAATTTTATTAATAAGCATAAAGATAATATGTCTAATTTGAGCATAAAAGAAGCAAGTAAATATTTATAA
- a CDS encoding B12-binding domain-containing radical SAM protein: MNKINRIYIGYPPFESDRGVALLSQNRQFQWFKSPTYIYPVVPATAATMIKNAGYKVDFIDAIARNMTTKEWYEYLDSNTPDLLFFEVKTPVIYKAWKIVDDLKAKYKNMIVVIAGDHVTAMPNETMNNCKVDYLLTGGDYDFLLLNLIEYLNGKTQLEKGIYYRENNNIKNTGFFELRHDLKTLPFIDRDLTEWKRYAYDNGNFKRIPGTYIMAGRDCWHHRCTFCSWTGIYTNFRARTAENVVNEVDFLYNKYNIREIMDDTGCFPVKKWLNDFCNLMIDKKLNKKVNIDCNMRFGACNEEEYRLMKKAGFRFLLFGLESASQNTLDRLVKGNKVEEILPSCKAASDAGLSPHITVMLGYPWETEEDIEKTYELTKKLLLKGYAKTMQATIIIPYPGTELFNQCKRENWLTTENWEDYDMRKAIMKTDVGEEKIKCWIQKLYNLSFTPQFLMHKVFSIRDLDDIKYYLRAFKKVSKGHLKDFE; the protein is encoded by the coding sequence ATGAATAAAATAAACAGAATATATATAGGCTATCCTCCATTTGAAAGCGATAGGGGAGTGGCATTACTTTCACAAAATAGACAATTTCAATGGTTCAAGAGTCCTACATATATTTATCCTGTTGTGCCTGCCACTGCTGCAACTATGATAAAAAATGCAGGCTATAAAGTGGATTTTATTGACGCTATTGCAAGGAATATGACTACTAAAGAATGGTATGAGTATTTGGATTCTAATACACCTGATTTGTTATTTTTTGAAGTGAAGACTCCTGTTATATATAAGGCTTGGAAAATAGTTGATGATTTGAAAGCGAAATACAAAAATATGATAGTAGTTATTGCAGGCGACCATGTTACTGCTATGCCTAATGAAACAATGAATAACTGTAAGGTTGATTATTTGCTTACAGGGGGCGATTATGACTTTTTGCTTTTAAACTTAATAGAATATTTAAACGGAAAAACACAATTAGAAAAAGGCATATACTATAGAGAAAATAACAATATAAAAAATACAGGCTTTTTTGAATTAAGACATGATTTAAAAACTCTGCCGTTTATAGACAGAGATTTAACAGAGTGGAAAAGGTATGCTTATGACAATGGAAATTTTAAACGCATTCCAGGCACTTATATAATGGCTGGGCGTGACTGCTGGCATCATAGATGTACTTTCTGCTCTTGGACGGGTATATATACAAACTTCCGTGCGAGGACTGCAGAGAACGTAGTTAATGAAGTGGACTTTCTTTACAACAAATACAATATAAGAGAGATAATGGATGATACTGGCTGCTTTCCTGTAAAGAAATGGCTTAATGATTTTTGTAATCTCATGATAGACAAAAAGCTTAACAAAAAAGTGAATATTGATTGTAACATGCGTTTTGGGGCTTGCAATGAAGAAGAATACAGACTTATGAAAAAGGCAGGTTTTAGATTCTTGTTATTTGGTTTAGAATCAGCAAGTCAAAACACTTTAGACAGACTTGTAAAAGGCAATAAAGTAGAAGAGATACTTCCTTCTTGTAAAGCGGCATCTGATGCAGGGTTATCTCCTCATATCACAGTAATGCTTGGATATCCTTGGGAAACTGAAGAAGATATTGAGAAAACTTATGAGCTTACTAAAAAACTTCTTCTAAAAGGTTATGCTAAAACAATGCAGGCTACAATTATAATTCCATATCCTGGTACAGAATTATTTAATCAGTGTAAAAGAGAAAATTGGCTTACCACAGAAAATTGGGAAGATTATGATATGCGTAAGGCTATAATGAAAACCGATGTCGGCGAAGAGAAAATAAAATGCTGGATACAGAAGCTTTATAATTTGAGTTTTACTCCTCAGTTTTTAATGCATAAAGTATTTTCAATTAGAGATTTGGACGATATAAAATATTATTTAAGAGCATTTAAAAAAGTGTCAAAAGGGCATTTAAAAGATTTTGAGTAA
- a CDS encoding cupin domain-containing protein: protein MPNFINNIDYKKVLSLKDTVEINSALTLVDRDNLAIKILSVDKDKAIPTHSSTGDVLVITIDGKFEMTIENDAYVLSEGESILIPANAKHSLKAIESFKVVVIQVKP, encoded by the coding sequence ATGCCAAATTTTATTAATAATATAGATTATAAAAAAGTATTATCATTAAAAGACACTGTAGAGATTAACTCTGCATTAACTTTAGTAGACAGAGATAATTTAGCAATAAAAATACTCTCTGTAGACAAAGATAAAGCTATACCAACTCATAGCAGTACAGGAGATGTATTGGTTATCACTATAGACGGTAAGTTTGAGATGACTATAGAAAATGATGCTTATGTGTTGTCTGAAGGAGAATCTATTTTAATACCTGCTAATGCCAAACATTCATTAAAGGCGATAGAATCTTTTAAGGTAGTTGTTATACAGGTGAAGCCATAA
- a CDS encoding metallophosphoesterase — translation MIKNIFKKKKKVIIFLLFIILLLCLYMFYFSRSLRVRYIELEFDDLPYSFEGTKVAFAADMHAGLYIPTSHIKKMSDIIRKNNPDLILFAGDYIYSAPRWFHYYDSNNVRKFDEGIKDLNAKFGKYSVMGNHDNWESTTDVSNCLIRNGFKTIDNNIVFITNEAGDYISIGGVGDFLTDKVDFDSATKGVETNNFHILLSHEPLFPLKIAREGGYNKLIDFFLAGHTHGFQISFMPIKLIEFINKNREYPLMSIYGKMNAYNTKIYVTSGVGVVLLPFRLFAYPEVVIITLKRKR, via the coding sequence ATGATAAAAAATATATTTAAAAAAAAGAAAAAAGTTATAATATTTTTGCTATTTATAATATTACTTCTTTGTTTGTATATGTTTTATTTTTCAAGATCTTTAAGAGTAAGATATATTGAATTAGAGTTTGATGATTTACCTTATAGTTTTGAAGGTACAAAAGTAGCATTTGCGGCAGATATGCATGCGGGGCTTTATATACCAACTTCTCATATAAAAAAAATGTCTGATATTATAAGAAAAAATAATCCTGATTTAATATTATTTGCTGGGGATTATATTTACAGTGCTCCGAGATGGTTTCATTATTATGATTCTAATAATGTTCGAAAATTTGATGAAGGAATAAAAGATTTAAATGCCAAGTTTGGAAAATATTCCGTTATGGGCAATCATGATAATTGGGAGAGTACTACTGATGTATCTAATTGTTTGATAAGAAACGGATTTAAAACTATAGATAATAATATAGTGTTTATCACAAATGAAGCAGGAGATTATATTTCTATAGGCGGTGTTGGAGATTTTTTAACAGATAAAGTAGATTTTGATAGTGCAACCAAAGGAGTTGAAACAAATAATTTTCATATACTGTTGTCTCATGAGCCTCTTTTCCCATTAAAAATTGCAAGAGAAGGCGGATACAATAAGCTAATAGATTTTTTTCTTGCTGGGCATACTCATGGATTTCAAATAAGTTTTATGCCTATAAAACTAATAGAGTTTATAAACAAAAATAGAGAATATCCTTTAATGAGCATATACGGCAAAATGAATGCATATAATACAAAAATATATGTTACATCTGGGGTTGGGGTAGTGCTGCTTCCTTTTAGACTCTTTGCTTATCCTGAAGTAGTTATTATTACATTAAAAAGAAAAAGATAA